A window from Megalobrama amblycephala isolate DHTTF-2021 linkage group LG21, ASM1881202v1, whole genome shotgun sequence encodes these proteins:
- the LOC125257230 gene encoding uncharacterized protein LOC125257230, producing the protein MASCQNSGFDQLCQEAAIITRELELKAASAALEAATKEAEEILQTFNPPPLKKKTKQACSTRVRPVSFVERDEFGHLVPKRRRPKLTKANISKSTTINSPAMSSLESGQVEIDHGEVPSQPSHTVWPAVEDIETLHQEVEDLLADTGDIQCSNPTSSNTWSVRMAQAKKKWAALRPEMVESLLTAEYTDIRQCQHCQLKRSVIRCKDCVPKQLYCADCDILAHERKLHNRETDVEGFFRAISPSTLVKVDIDNQFHFEEKDCLLPLETPDQICSCATDTIVVSGGKKAILIGIDGRYNVSLPTFTCSTCHMSRTTSIPHLIKSGYWPATASCETLYKIDVFVSYDHMKLTAPGLSRQSFVSLLEQRTEFFGRDGKICTDAFQRSFFEWRYCQFQIDQLCGLKVFECPACSPFMLAVSVDGNRKLYRFKRGAEDHGLFKGVFVCEDEDVSKFVDYINKKTKHSAGKGVCGSSQWTAARESIPKKINKLDEEGMEVAVCRHGVLLRSLNMMRGEIFAYPLFLQKELTPRNVQFMCTDVICKYWPYLQRVVNDCPELSPLLHMKPFLSVMHAKAHSWKCEIKWGGRNQEGAGTTLGEEVEQVNSFLSRTAICSKYMTKGARTDMITIQAMAWNQRKIDNLANVLSRRLIKTKAQIQEESLNLDALKTEFAVTDDTLKDWTSEIQQWADTATSKENASSQQGLQKTIETLYVSIRQRKRDLYRQTDGNKRRHKLRRKILEEKAKFSAAVDEYNREAPEKLQSADSILACESYAWPWVLDERDNLVTKKRAFDQLMLLKRLTEEECIVLNEIRNHWKSLKRDLSLLNDLSCHVAVESLSLSHSLTHTYTATLSPSIPLLFLPPSFFSSSLPPSIPLLFLCFDQLCQEAAIITRELELKAASAALEAATKEAEEILQTFNPPPLKKKTKQACSTRVRPVSFVERDEFGHLVPKRRRPKLTKANISKSTTINSPAMSSLESGQVDIDHGEVPSQPSHTVWPAVEDIETLHQEVEDLLADTGDIQCSNPTSSNTWSVRMAQAKKKWAALRPEMVESLLTAEYTDIRQCQHCQLKRSVIRCKDCVPKQLYCADCDILAHERKLHNRETDVEGFFRAISPSTLLCATDTIVVSGGKKAILIGIDGRYNVSLPTFTCSTCHMSRTTSIPHLIKSGYWPATASCETLYKIDVFVSYDHMKLTAPGLSRQSFVSLLEQRTEFFGRDGKICTDAFQRSFFEWRYCQFQIDQLCGLKVFECPACSPFMLAVSVDGNRKLYRFKRGAEDHGLFKGVFVCEDEDVSKFVDYINKKTKHSAGKGVCGSSQWTAARESIPKKINKLDEEGMEVAVCRHGVLLRSLNMMRGEIFAYPLFLQKELTPRNVQFMCTDVICKYWPYLQRVVNDCPELSPLLHMKPFLSVMHAKAHSWKCEIKWGGRNQEGAGTTLGEEVEQVNSFLSRTAICSKYMTKGARTDMITIQAMAWNQRKIDNLANVLSRRLIKTKAQIQEESLNLDALKTEFAVTDDTLKDWTSEIQQWADTATSKENASSQQGLQKTIETLYVSIRQRKRDLYRQTDGNKRRHKLRRKILEEKAKFSAAVDEYNREAPEKLQSADSILACESYAWPWVLDERDNLVTKKRAFDQLMLLKRLTEEECIVLNEIRNHWKSLKRDLSLLNDLSCHVAVDITKKKQDSDLSKSGILGLHALLQKKLCYLKSHISSVRQLYGSVLDNCEVCEELQDDDYLNMDEDYIQYGSEDEEEDEDEVSFEI; encoded by the exons ATGGCATCTTGTCAAAACTCAGGTTTTGACCAATTATGTCAGGAAGCTGCAATTATTACAAGGGAACTTGAACTCAAAGCTGCCAGTGCTGCACTTGAAGCAGCTACCAAGGAGGCTGAAGAAATTCTACAAACCTTCAACCCTCCACCA CTGAAAAAGAAGACCAAACAAGCCTGTAGCACTCGTGTCAGACCAGTCTCTTTTGTAGAGAGGGATGAGTTTGGGCATCTTGTGCCAAAACGGAGAAGGCCAAAACTCACCAAGGCAAACATTTCCAAAT cTACAACGATTAACAGTCCAGCTATGTCATCTTTGGAGTCTGGGCAAGTAGAGATTGATCATG GTGAAGTTCCATCACAGCCTTCTCACACTGTTTGGCCAGCAGTTGAAGATATAG AAACTCTTCATCAAGAGGTAGAGGATCTGTTGGCTGATACTGGAGACATTCAGTGCTCAAATCCGACCTCCTCAAACACATGGTCAGTTCGCATGGCCCAGGCTAAAAAGAAGTGGGCAGCTTTGAGGCCCGAGATGGTGGAATCTTTATTAACAGCTGAGTACACGGATATCAGACAGTGCCAGCACTGCCAACTGAAGCGATCTGTTATCCGCTGTAAAGACTGTGTTCCTAAACAGCTGTACTGTGCAGACTGCGATATATTGGCCCATGAAAGGAAACTGCACAACCGAGAGACAGATGTAGAGGGATTCTTTCGGGCCATATCCCCGTCTACTTTGGTGAAGGTGGATATTGACAACCAATTCCATTTTGAGGAAAAAG ATTGTCTTTTGCCTCTAGAGACACCTGATCAAATTTGCAGCTGTGCCACTGATACCATTGTGGTGTCAGGAGGTAAAAAGGCTATTCTCATTGGAATTGATG GTCGCTACAACGTCAGCTTGCCAACCTTCACATGCTCAACATGCCATATGAGCAGAACGACCAGCATCCCACACCTGATCAAGTCTGGTTACTGGCCTGCCACAGCAAGCTGTGAAACACTTTATAAAATTGATGTGTTTGTGTCATACGACCACATGAAATTGACTGCTCCTGGACTTTCTAGACAGTCCTTCGTCAGTTTATTGGAACAGCGGACGGAGTTCTTTGGCCGA GATGGAAAGATCTGCACAGATGCTTTTCAAAGAAGTTTTTTCGAATGGAGATACTGCCAGTTCCAAATTGATCAGCTCTGTGGACTGAAAGTGTTTGAGTGTCCAGCCTGTTCTCCATTTATGCTTGCTGTGTCAGTCGATGGTAACAGGAAATTGTATCGCTTCAAAAGAGG GGCTGAAGATCATGGTCTGTTCAAGGGTGTCTTTGTCTGTGAGGATGAAGATGTTTCCAAGTTCGTGGACTACATTAATAAGAAGACAAAGCAC TCCGCTGGAAAAGGTGTCTGTGGATCGAGTCAGTGGACTGCAGCACGGGAGTCCATCCCAAAGAAAATCAACAAGCTGGATGAGGAGGGGATGGAGGTGGCTGTCTGTCGGCATGGTGTGCTGCTGAGAAGTCTGAACATGATGAGGGGGGAAATATTTGCATATCCGTTGTTTCTCCAAAAGGAGCTGACGCCAAGGAATGTTCAGTTCATGTGCACTGACGTAATATGCAAGTACTGGCCATACCTGCAGAGAGTTGTTAATGATTGTCCAGAGCTTTCTCCTCTCCTGCACATGAAGCCATTCCTGTCAGTGATGCATGCAAAGGCCCACTCTTGGAAATGTGAG ATTAAGTGGGGTGGCCGAAACCAAGAAGGAGCAGGCACCACCTTGGGTGAAGAGGTGGAACAAGTAAACAGCTTCTTGTCGAGAACTGCTATATGCAGTAAATACATGACCAAAGGAG CTAGGACAGACATGATTACTATCCAGGCCATGGCATGGAATCAACGCAAAATTGACAACCTTGCAAACGTGCTGTCCCGAAGATTAATAAAG ACAAAAGCACAAATTCAGGAGGAGTCCCTAAATCTTGATGCACTAAAGACAGAGTTTGCAGTAACAGATGACACACTTAAAGACTGGACCAGTGAAATCCAGCAGTGGGCTGATACAG CAACAAGTAAGGAGAATGCAAGCAGTCAACAGGGACTCCAGAAGACAATTGAGACTCTTTATGTGAGCATCAGGCAGAGGAAGCGAGATCTTTACCGTCAAACAG ATGGAAACAAAAGAAGACACAAACTCCGTAGAAAAATTTTGGAGGAAAAGGCCAAATTTAGTGCAGCTGTGGATGAGTACAACAGGGAAGCACCTGAAAAGCTGCAGTCAGCCGACTCAATTCTGGCATGTGAGAGCTATGCATGGCCATGGGTACTGGATGAGCGTG ATAATCTTGTCACCAAAAAAAGGGCCTTTGACCAACTGATGCTGCTAAAGCGCCTTACCGAAGAGGAGTGCATTGTCCTGAATGAAATCAGGAATCACTGGAAAAGCCTCAAAAGGGATCTGTCTCTTCTAAATGACCTTTCATGTCATGTTGCTGttgaatctctctctctctctcactcactcacacatacatacacagcaACTCTTTCCCCCTCCATCCCTCTTCTCTTCctccctccatccttcttctcttcctccctccctccatccatccctctTCTCTTCCttt GTTTTGACCAATTATGTCAGGAAGCTGCAATTATTACAAGGGAACTTGAACTCAAAGCTGCCAGTGCTGCACTTGAAGCAGCTACCAAGGAGGCTGAAGAAATTCTACAAACCTTCAACCCTCCACCA CTGAAAAAGAAGACCAAACAAGCCTGTAGCACTCGTGTCAGACCAGTCTCTTTTGTAGAGAGGGATGAGTTTGGGCATCTTGTGCCAAAACGGAGAAGGCCAAAACTCACCAAGGCAAACATTTCCAAAT cTACAACGATTAACAGTCCAGCTATGTCATCTTTGGAGTCTGGGCAAGTAGACATTGATCATG GTGAAGTTCCATCACAGCCTTCTCACACTGTTTGGCCAGCAGTTGAAGATATAG AAACTCTTCATCAAGAGGTAGAGGATCTGTTGGCTGATACTGGAGACATTCAGTGCTCAAATCCGACCTCCTCAAACACATGGTCAGTTCGCATGGCCCAGGCTAAAAAGAAGTGGGCAGCTTTGAGGCCCGAGATGGTGGAATCTTTATTAACAGCTGAGTACACGGATATCAGACAGTGCCAGCACTGCCAACTGAAGCGATCTGTTATCCGCTGTAAAGACTGTGTTCCTAAACAGCTGTACTGTGCAGACTGCGATATATTGGCCCATGAAAGGAAACTGCACAACCGAGAGACAGATGTAGAGGGATTCTTTCGGGCCATATCCCCGTCTACTTTG CTGTGCGCCACTGATACCATTGTGGTGTCAGGAGGTAAAAAGGCTATTCTCATTGGAATTGATG GTCGCTACAACGTCAGCTTGCCAACCTTCACATGCTCAACATGCCATATGAGCAGAACGACCAGCATCCCACACCTGATCAAGTCTGGTTACTGGCCTGCCACAGCAAGCTGTGAAACACTTTATAAAATTGATGTGTTTGTGTCATACGACCACATGAAATTGACTGCTCCTGGACTTTCTAGACAGTCCTTCGTCAGTTTATTGGAACAGCGGACGGAGTTCTTTGGCCGA GATGGAAAGATCTGCACAGATGCTTTTCAAAGAAGTTTTTTCGAATGGAGATACTGCCAGTTCCAAATTGATCAGCTCTGTGGACTGAAAGTGTTTGAGTGTCCAGCCTGTTCTCCATTTATGCTTGCTGTGTCAGTCGATGGTAACAGGAAATTGTATCGCTTCAAAAGAGG GGCTGAAGATCATGGTCTGTTCAAGGGTGTCTTTGTCTGTGAGGATGAAGATGTTTCCAAGTTCGTGGACTACATTAATAAGAAGACAAAGCAC TCCGCTGGAAAAGGTGTCTGTGGATCGAGTCAGTGGACTGCAGCACGGGAGTCCATCCCAAAGAAAATCAACAAGCTGGATGAGGAGGGGATGGAGGTGGCTGTCTGTCGGCATGGTGTGCTGCTGAGAAGTCTGAACATGATGAGGGGGGAAATATTTGCATATCCGTTGTTTCTCCAAAAGGAGCTGACGCCAAGGAATGTTCAGTTCATGTGCACTGACGTAATATGCAAGTACTGGCCATACCTGCAGAGAGTTGTTAATGATTGTCCAGAGCTTTCTCCTCTCCTGCACATGAAGCCATTCCTGTCAGTGATGCATGCAAAGGCCCACTCTTGGAAATGTGAG ATTAAGTGGGGTGGCCGAAACCAAGAAGGAGCAGGCACCACCTTGGGTGAAGAGGTGGAACAAGTAAACAGCTTCTTGTCGAGAACTGCTATATGCAGTAAATACATGACCAAAGGAG CTAGGACAGACATGATTACTATCCAGGCCATGGCATGGAATCAACGCAAAATTGACAACCTTGCAAACGTGCTGTCCCGAAGATTAATAAAG ACAAAAGCACAAATTCAGGAGGAGTCCCTAAATCTTGATGCACTAAAGACAGAGTTTGCAGTAACAGATGACACACTTAAAGACTGGACCAGTGAAATCCAGCAGTGGGCTGATACAG CAACAAGTAAGGAGAATGCAAGCAGTCAACAGGGACTCCAGAAGACAATTGAGACTCTTTATGTGAGCATCAGGCAGAGGAAGCGAGATCTTTACCGTCAAACAG ATGGAAACAAAAGAAGACACAAACTCCGTAGAAAAATTTTGGAGGAAAAGGCCAAATTTAGTGCAGCTGTGGATGAGTACAACAGGGAAGCACCTGAAAAGCTGCAGTCAGCCGACTCAATTCTGGCATGTGAGAGCTATGCATGGCCATGGGTACTGGATGAGCGTG ATAATCTTGTCACCAAAAAAAGGGCCTTTGACCAACTGATGCTGCTAAAGCGCCTTACCGAAGAGGAGTGCATTGTCCTGAATGAAATCAGGAATCACTGGAAAAGCCTCAAAAGGGATCTGTCTCTTCTAAATGACCTTTCATGTCATGTTGCTGTTGATATAACAAAGAAGA AACAGGACTCTGACCTTTCCAAAAGTGGAATTCTGGGACTTCACGCTCTACTACAGAAAAAACTATGCTacctaaaaagtcacatatccTCGGTTCGGCAGCTGTACGGTAGTGTCCTAGACAATTGTGAGGTGTGTGAGGAACTGCAAGATGATGATTACCTTAACATGGATGAGGATTATATCCAGTATGGTTCagaggatgaggaggaggatgaagacgaagtttcatttgaaatttaa
- the LOC125257252 gene encoding autotransporter adhesin BpaC-like isoform X2, giving the protein MAPGATSQQCTVCYKQIGSASKSCKHCGITVKQKKSLEHQKLKFDHQWAAKLKKDGNICKIMNSVDLILHKLELLGVSPMLFITTQKGQHRSTKVLVKSSYIQSHPSVPVMQRLYEAVTRGNTSASVSNTSASASSDPPSVSNTSASASSDPASVSNTSASAFNTSASASNTSASASSDPPSVSNTSASASSDPASVSNTSASVSNTSASASSDPASVSNTSASASSDPASVSNTSASAFNTSASASSDPASVSKTSASVSNTSASASSDPPSVSNTSASASSDPASVSNTSASASNTSASASSDPASVSNTSASVSNTSASASSDPASVSNTSASASSDPASVSNTSASASSDPPSVSNDPASASINSTTAANHPASVSSNSAFETSGTASLSNDPTPAFNDHISVPNDSAFTVNISNVFYKPIKRKGRQIHNGKKRISFSLAALRILWQEVAEYMGVRGCCTVVCELFASV; this is encoded by the exons atggcACCTGGAGCCACATCACAGCAGTGTACTGTTTGCTATAAACAGATAGGAAGTGCCTCCAAATCATGTAAACACTGTGGAATAACAGTTAAACAAAAGAAAAGTCTGGAACACCAAAAACTTAAATTTGATCACCAGTGGGCAgccaaattaaaaaaagatggaaatatttgcaaaatCATGAATTCTGTTGACTTgatt CTCCATAAGTTGGAATTACTAGGTGTCTCACCAATGCTCTTCATTACAACACAGAAAGGCCAGCACCGCTCTACAAAAGTCTTAGTTAAAAGCTCATACATTCAGAGCCATCCCTCAGTTCCAGTTATGCAGAGGCTTTATGAGGCTGTTACAAGAG GGAACACCTCTGCCTCtgtgtccaacacctctgcctctgcgtCCAGTGACCCTCCGTCtgtgtccaacacctctgcctctgcgtCCAGTGACCCCGCCTCGgtgtccaacacctctgcctctgcgttcaacacctctgcctctgcgtccaacacctctgcctctgcaTCCAGTGACCCTCCGTCtgtgtccaacacctctgcctctgcgtCCAGTGACCCCGCCTCGgtgtccaacacctctgcctctgtgtccaacacctctgcctctgcgtCCAGTGACCCCGCCTCGgtgtccaacacctctgcctctgcgtCCAGTGACCCCGCCTCGgtgtccaacacctctgcctctgcgttcaacacctctgcctctgcgtCCAGTGACCCCGCCTCGGTGTCCAAAACCTCTGCCTCtgtgtccaacacctctgcctctgcaTCCAGTGACCCTCCGTCtgtgtccaacacctctgcctctgcgtCCAGTGACCCCGCCTCGgtgtccaacacctctgcctctgcgtccaacacctctgcctctgcgtCCAGTGACCCCGCCTCGgtgtccaacacctctgcctcggtgtccaacacctctgcctctgcCTCCAGTGACCCCGCCTCGgtgtccaacacctctgcctctgcgtCCAGTGACCCCGCCTCGgtgtccaacacctctgcctctgcgtCCAGTGACCCTCCATCTGTGTCCAATGACCCCGCTTCTGCATCCATCAACTCCACCACTGCAGCCAATCACCCTGCATCTGTGTCCAGCAACTCTGCCTTTGAGACCAGTGGAACTGCTTCTTTGTCAAATGACCCCACCCCTGCATTTAACGACCACATCTCTGTGCCCAACGACTCCGCCTTTACAGTCAATATTTCCAATGTGTTCTACAAGCCAATAAAAAGAAAGGGGAGACAAATACATAATG GGAAGAAAAGAATATCTTTTTCGTTGGCAGCCTTGCGCATCTTG tggcAAGAAGTGGCGGAGTACATGGGTGTCCGAGGATGCTGTACAGTAGTTTGCGAACTATTTGCTTCTGTTTAA
- the LOC125257252 gene encoding autotransporter adhesin BpaC-like isoform X1: protein MAPGATSQQCTVCYKQIGSASKSCKHCGITVKQKKSLEHQKLKFDHQWAAKLKKDGNICKIMNSVDLILHKLELLGVSPMLFITTQKGQHRSTKVLVKSSYIQSHPSVPVMQRLYEAVTRGNTSASVSNTSASASSDPPSVSNTSASASSDPASVSNTSASAFNTSASASNTSASASSDPPSVSNTSASASSDPASVSNTSASVSNTSASASSDPASVSNTSASASSDPASVSNTSASAFNTSASASSDPASVSKTSASVSNTSASASSDPPSVSNTSASASSDPASVSNTSASASNTSASASSDPASVSNTSASVSNTSASASSDPASVSNTSASASSDPASVSNTSASASSDPPSVSNDPASASINSTTAANHPASVSSNSAFETSGTASLSNDPTPAFNDHISVPNDSAFTVNISNVFYKPIKRKGRQIHNECSHNSQDVYHGEVVRERDREGRKEYLFRWQPCASCGKKWRSTWVSEDAVQ from the exons atggcACCTGGAGCCACATCACAGCAGTGTACTGTTTGCTATAAACAGATAGGAAGTGCCTCCAAATCATGTAAACACTGTGGAATAACAGTTAAACAAAAGAAAAGTCTGGAACACCAAAAACTTAAATTTGATCACCAGTGGGCAgccaaattaaaaaaagatggaaatatttgcaaaatCATGAATTCTGTTGACTTgatt CTCCATAAGTTGGAATTACTAGGTGTCTCACCAATGCTCTTCATTACAACACAGAAAGGCCAGCACCGCTCTACAAAAGTCTTAGTTAAAAGCTCATACATTCAGAGCCATCCCTCAGTTCCAGTTATGCAGAGGCTTTATGAGGCTGTTACAAGAG GGAACACCTCTGCCTCtgtgtccaacacctctgcctctgcgtCCAGTGACCCTCCGTCtgtgtccaacacctctgcctctgcgtCCAGTGACCCCGCCTCGgtgtccaacacctctgcctctgcgttcaacacctctgcctctgcgtccaacacctctgcctctgcaTCCAGTGACCCTCCGTCtgtgtccaacacctctgcctctgcgtCCAGTGACCCCGCCTCGgtgtccaacacctctgcctctgtgtccaacacctctgcctctgcgtCCAGTGACCCCGCCTCGgtgtccaacacctctgcctctgcgtCCAGTGACCCCGCCTCGgtgtccaacacctctgcctctgcgttcaacacctctgcctctgcgtCCAGTGACCCCGCCTCGGTGTCCAAAACCTCTGCCTCtgtgtccaacacctctgcctctgcaTCCAGTGACCCTCCGTCtgtgtccaacacctctgcctctgcgtCCAGTGACCCCGCCTCGgtgtccaacacctctgcctctgcgtccaacacctctgcctctgcgtCCAGTGACCCCGCCTCGgtgtccaacacctctgcctcggtgtccaacacctctgcctctgcCTCCAGTGACCCCGCCTCGgtgtccaacacctctgcctctgcgtCCAGTGACCCCGCCTCGgtgtccaacacctctgcctctgcgtCCAGTGACCCTCCATCTGTGTCCAATGACCCCGCTTCTGCATCCATCAACTCCACCACTGCAGCCAATCACCCTGCATCTGTGTCCAGCAACTCTGCCTTTGAGACCAGTGGAACTGCTTCTTTGTCAAATGACCCCACCCCTGCATTTAACGACCACATCTCTGTGCCCAACGACTCCGCCTTTACAGTCAATATTTCCAATGTGTTCTACAAGCCAATAAAAAGAAAGGGGAGACAAATACATAATG AATGTTCACATAACAGCCAGGATGTGTACCATGGAGAGGTTGTGAGGGAGAGAGATAGGGAG GGAAGAAAAGAATATCTTTTTCGTTGGCAGCCTTGCGCATCTTG tggcAAGAAGTGGCGGAGTACATGGGTGTCCGAGGATGCTGTACAGTAG